Proteins found in one bacterium genomic segment:
- a CDS encoding TIGR00725 family protein translates to MRLRQVAIVGDADASPAAEAFAEALGRAIARHGWALISGGREGVMGAASRGCRAAGGIVVGILPTADDSAGNEHCQVQLPTGMGWTRNSLTALAGDVVVAIGGRAGTLTEIAYAWSYGKPILAATGLGGWSERLAGAAIDDRRPDRLLPVASAAEAEAALLALLGQASA, encoded by the coding sequence ATGAGACTGCGGCAGGTGGCGATCGTCGGCGACGCGGATGCCAGCCCGGCCGCCGAGGCCTTCGCCGAGGCCCTGGGCCGCGCGATCGCGCGCCACGGCTGGGCGCTGATCTCGGGCGGCCGCGAAGGCGTGATGGGCGCGGCCAGCCGCGGCTGCCGAGCGGCGGGGGGCATCGTCGTCGGCATCCTGCCGACGGCCGACGACAGCGCCGGCAACGAGCACTGCCAGGTGCAGTTGCCCACGGGCATGGGCTGGACGCGCAACAGCCTCACCGCCCTGGCCGGAGACGTCGTCGTCGCCATCGGCGGCCGGGCGGGCACGCTGACGGAGATCGCCTACGCCTGGAGCTACGGCAAGCCGATCCTGGCCGCGACGGGGCTCGGCGGCTGGAGCGAGCGCCTGGCCGGGGCGGCCATCGACGACCGGCGCCCGGACCGCCTCCTGCCCGTGGCGAGCGCCGCGGAGGCCGAGGCGGCGCTGCTCGCCCTCCTCGGCCAGGCGTCCGCGTGA